CTTTATCAATGCACGCGTGACGGCAGCCAGTTGCTGGTACTGAGCATCGGCGTAGGCCAGCGTATCGGTTCCTTCCAGCTCAATGCCAATCGAAAAATCATTGCAGCGTTCACGCCCATGATAGCTCGACACACCGGCATGCCATGCACGTTTATCGAAGGGAACATACTGAACGATTTCGCCATCGCGGCGAATCAGACAATGGGCGGAAACGCGAAGATGCGCAATGTCGGCAAAAAAAGGATGGGCGGTGGGATCAATCGTTCCGGTGAATAGTGCGTCAATCCACGGACCGCCAAACTCGCCGGGCGGCAGGCTGATATTGTGCACCACCAGCAAAGAAGGGACTTCATCATCCGGGCGGCAATCGTAATGCGGAGAAGGAACGCGTCGCGCTTCTGCCAGCCAGCCCTCGTCTAACAACATGCTGAATCTCCTTTTGAGTGGTGCTTATAGCCGCTTCAGAGTAGCATGTTTCTACCTTATGATTCGTTAGCAATTTGGAGTTTTCTCATGCCGCCTCGCCGCTATAACCCTGACTACCGACGTGACGCGCTGTTGGAACGTATTAACCTGGATATCCCAAACGTTGTCGCCCAGGCGCTGCGTGAAGATTTAGGCGGTGAAGTGGATGCCAGCAACGATATTACGGCTCAACTGTTACCGGAGAACGCCCGTTCTCATGCCACGGTCATCACCCGTGAAGACGGCGTTTTTTGTGGCAAACGCTGGGTCGAAGAGGTCTTTATTCAACTGGCTGGCGACGATGTCAGCATCAGTTGGCATGTGGATGACGGCGACAACATCAAGGCGAATCAACCGCTGTTTGAGCTGGACGGCCCCTCTCGCGTGTTACTGACCGGCGAGCGCACCGCGTTGAACTTTGTGCAAACCCTGTCAGGCGTCGCCAGCGAAGTGCGTAAGTACGTCGATATCCTGGCGGGCACAAAAACCCAACTGCTGGACACGCGTAAAACGCTGCCGGGACTGCGTACCGCACTCAAATACGCCGTGCTCTGCGGCGGCGGCGCGAATCATCGTCTGGGGCTTTCGGATGCATTCCTGATCAAAGAGAACCATATTATTGCTTCTGGTTCCGTGCGTCAGGCGGTGGAGAAAGCCTTCTGGTTACACCCGGATGTCCCTGTGGAAGTCGAAGTTGAAAATCTGGATGAACTGGACGACGCGCTGAAAGCCGGTGCCGACATTATCATGCTGGACAACTTTGAAACGGCGCAGATGCGTGAAGCCGTTAAACGGACCAACGGCCAGGCGCAGCTGGAAGTTTCAGGCAACGTAACAGACGAAACGCTGCGTGAATTTGCCGAAACCGGCGTCGACTTTATCTCAGTGGGTGCACTCACCAAACATCTCCGGGCGCTCGACCTGTCCATGCGCTTCGCTAACGTTTAATCATTATACGGCCCGATCTCGCACTGCTTATCGGGCCTGTTTGCCCCTTCCAGGCACAAAATCCTCGTAATGCCTCGCAACCCCCTTGCTCACGACTGCAAACCGATAATATTCCTCTGAACCCACCTTCCCGATTCATTTTTTGCTGCTCGCCCACCGCACTCGCATTTGCCAAAGTGACCTCCACTCACTCAAGGAGCGAAAAATGGACAAACAACGCGGATTTACCCTTATTGAACTGATGGTCGTGATCGGCATTATCGCTATCCTCAGCGCCATCGGCATTCCAGCCTATCAAAACTATCTGCGCAAAGCGGCGCTGACCGACATGCTACAAACTTTTGTCCCCTACCGAACCGCCGTTGAACTCTGCGCCCTGGAGCATGGGGGCACGGATACCTGCGACGCAGGAGTTAATGGCATTCCATCGGCTACAACGACACGCTACGTCTCAGAAATGAGCATTGAGAATGGGGTGGTTTCTCTTACCGGCCAGGAAAGTCTGAACGGGCTTAGCGTCATCATGACGCCAGTGTGGGACAAAGCTGAGGGCATTACGGGCTGGACGCGTAACTGCGACATCCAGAATGACAGCGCGTTAAAACAGGCCTGCGAAGACGTCTTTCGCTTTGATAGCCACTAAGGATGCACAATGAACACGACGCAACTCAGCGCGCTATGCCTACGCTACCAGGGGATACTCCTTGAAGCCAATAACGATGTGGTACACATTGCCGTCGAAGATGCCCCTTCTCAAGAACTACTGGACGCCCTGCATTTCGCCACGACTCGCCGCATTGAGATTGCCTGCTGGACGCGCCAGCAGATGGAGCACCACCAGCATCAGTCCTCACCCACGCTACCATCCGTGGTTCCTGAAAGCGGTGCCAGTGCTGCGGTTTTGCTGGATAAAACATTACAGATCGCGCTGGCGAAGCGGGCCTCAGACATCCACATAGAACCTGCAGAACATCACGTTCGTCTTCGGTTACGGGTGGATGGCGTGCTGCATAGCTTACCCGATATCGCCAAAGAGACCGGCATCGCTCTGACAGCACGTCTGAAAGTATTAAGCCATCTGGACATTGCGGAGCGCCGCCTACCGCAGGACGGGCAATTTACCGTTGAGCTGAATGGCGCAGCCGTCTCGTTTCGTATCGCCACCCTTCCCTGCCGTTATGGCGAAAAGGTGGTGCTGCGGTTGCTGCATCAGGTGAATCAGGCACTGGAAGTCTCCGCATTGGGTATGCACGACACGCAGCTATCTGCCTTCATCCACGCCTTACAACAGCCACAGGGGCTGATCCTCGTCACCGGCCCCACGGGTAGCGGTAAAACGGTAACCCTTTATAGCGCATTGCAAACGCGAAACGCCCCGGAGGTGAACCTGTGTAGCGTTGAAGATCCCGTGGAAATTCCCCTCGACGGTATCAATCAGACGCAGATCCATCCGCGTGCCGGGCTGACCTTTCAGGGCGTATTGCGTGCGCTGTTGCGTCAGGATCCAGATGTCATCATGGTGGGCGAGATCCGTGACGGTGAAACCGCAGAAATTGCCATTAAAGCCGCACAGACCGGACATCTGGTGCTTTCCACGCTGCATACCAACTCAACCTGCGAAGCACTGGTGCGTTTGCAGCAAATGGGCGTAGCGCGCTGGATGCTCTCTTGCGCGTTAACCCTGGTCGTGGCACAACGGTTGGTCAGAAAACTGTGTCCACACTGTCGGCGACTTATCGACGATCCGATCCGCTTGCCGCCCGCATGGTACCCAACGCCACTGCCCCGCTGGCAGGCTGTTGGCTGCGAACACTGCTATCACGGATTCTATGGCCGTGCGGCGTTGTTTGAAGTGCTTACAATCACCGCTGAACTGCGTCATCAGATTGCCAACGACGCCTCGGCCGCCGCGTTGGAAACCTATGCGAAACAGGCGGGAATGAGCACGCTCTTTGAAAGCGGATGTCGCTGTGTCGATCAAGGACTGACAACCTTTGAGGAACTGGTGCGTATTCTGGGCATGCCAAATGACCACTAAACAACTGTGGTACTGGCAGGGGATGAATCGCGATGGCCTGCCCGGAGAGGGAACCTGGTGGGCAGAAAATCGGCTCCTGCTCATGCAGGAACTGGAACAGCGTCAGATAACGCTGCTGCGCGTAAAATCTCTACGCGTGAAGCGTACGCTCTGGCGCAGTGACAAATGTACGGAAGTGATCCACCAACTCGCGACGCTGCTGAAGGCGGGTTTAACACTCTCCGAAGGGCTGGAGCTGCTGGCCGGACAGCAACCCAGCAAGCAGTGGCAAGCCCTGCTAGGGAACCTTGCGCATGAACTGGAACACGGTACGCCACTCTCCAGCGCGCTGGCACAATGGCCTGACGTTTTCCCGCCTTTGTATCAGGCGATGATACGCACCGGTGAACTGACCGGGAAACTGGATGAGTGCTGCTTTGAACTCGCCCGACAGCAGAAGGCGCAAAGGCAGCTAACCGATAAGGTCAAAAAAGCGCTGCGTTACCCCATCATCATATTAACGATGGCGGTTTTGGTCGTGCTGGCGATGCTCCACTTTGTTCTGCCTGAATTTGCTGCCATTTACCGAACCTTTGACACGCCGCTGCCTGCACTCACCCAGGGGATCATCGCGTTTGCCGACTGGAGCCAACGCTGGGGTGGGCTGATTACCCTGATAATCGTCATGCTGATTGCAGCCAACCGTCTGCTGAGCCGAAAACCCGCCTGGCAAATTCTGCGCCAGCGAGCCTTACTCCACATACCTGTGATGGGACAGTTGATCAGAGGCCAGAAGCTCACGCAAATCTTTACCATCCTCGCGCTGACGCAAACAGCGGGGATTGCATTTTTACCCGCGCTTGAGAGCGTAAAAGAGACGATTCAGTGCCCCTATTGGGCACGGCGCCTGGCGCAGGTACAGCACGATATCAGTACGGGCATTCCCGTCTGGCAGGCACTCAAAAATGCAGAAGAATTTAGCCCGCTGTGCCTGCAACTGGTCAGGACAGGGGAAGCCTCCGGCTCGCTGGATACCATGTTGCACAACCTTGCCCGGCATCA
The DNA window shown above is from Citrobacter farmeri and carries:
- the nadC gene encoding carboxylating nicotinate-nucleotide diphosphorylase, with protein sequence MPPRRYNPDYRRDALLERINLDIPNVVAQALREDLGGEVDASNDITAQLLPENARSHATVITREDGVFCGKRWVEEVFIQLAGDDVSISWHVDDGDNIKANQPLFELDGPSRVLLTGERTALNFVQTLSGVASEVRKYVDILAGTKTQLLDTRKTLPGLRTALKYAVLCGGGANHRLGLSDAFLIKENHIIASGSVRQAVEKAFWLHPDVPVEVEVENLDELDDALKAGADIIMLDNFETAQMREAVKRTNGQAQLEVSGNVTDETLREFAETGVDFISVGALTKHLRALDLSMRFANV
- the ampD gene encoding 1,6-anhydro-N-acetylmuramyl-L-alanine amidase AmpD, whose product is MLLDEGWLAEARRVPSPHYDCRPDDEVPSLLVVHNISLPPGEFGGPWIDALFTGTIDPTAHPFFADIAHLRVSAHCLIRRDGEIVQYVPFDKRAWHAGVSSYHGRERCNDFSIGIELEGTDTLAYADAQYQQLAAVTRALIKIYPAIAENITGHCDIAPERKTDPGPAFDWARFRALVTASSDKEMT
- the hofC gene encoding protein transport protein HofC, whose protein sequence is MTTKQLWYWQGMNRDGLPGEGTWWAENRLLLMQELEQRQITLLRVKSLRVKRTLWRSDKCTEVIHQLATLLKAGLTLSEGLELLAGQQPSKQWQALLGNLAHELEHGTPLSSALAQWPDVFPPLYQAMIRTGELTGKLDECCFELARQQKAQRQLTDKVKKALRYPIIILTMAVLVVLAMLHFVLPEFAAIYRTFDTPLPALTQGIIAFADWSQRWGGLITLIIVMLIAANRLLSRKPAWQILRQRALLHIPVMGQLIRGQKLTQIFTILALTQTAGIAFLPALESVKETIQCPYWARRLAQVQHDISTGIPVWQALKNAEEFSPLCLQLVRTGEASGSLDTMLHNLARHHDEHTQAMADNLAALLEPALLVITGLIIGTLVVAMYLPIFHLGDAMSGVG
- the ppdD gene encoding prepilin peptidase-dependent pilin gives rise to the protein MDKQRGFTLIELMVVIGIIAILSAIGIPAYQNYLRKAALTDMLQTFVPYRTAVELCALEHGGTDTCDAGVNGIPSATTTRYVSEMSIENGVVSLTGQESLNGLSVIMTPVWDKAEGITGWTRNCDIQNDSALKQACEDVFRFDSH
- the gspE gene encoding type II secretion system protein GspE, whose amino-acid sequence is MNTTQLSALCLRYQGILLEANNDVVHIAVEDAPSQELLDALHFATTRRIEIACWTRQQMEHHQHQSSPTLPSVVPESGASAAVLLDKTLQIALAKRASDIHIEPAEHHVRLRLRVDGVLHSLPDIAKETGIALTARLKVLSHLDIAERRLPQDGQFTVELNGAAVSFRIATLPCRYGEKVVLRLLHQVNQALEVSALGMHDTQLSAFIHALQQPQGLILVTGPTGSGKTVTLYSALQTRNAPEVNLCSVEDPVEIPLDGINQTQIHPRAGLTFQGVLRALLRQDPDVIMVGEIRDGETAEIAIKAAQTGHLVLSTLHTNSTCEALVRLQQMGVARWMLSCALTLVVAQRLVRKLCPHCRRLIDDPIRLPPAWYPTPLPRWQAVGCEHCYHGFYGRAALFEVLTITAELRHQIANDASAAALETYAKQAGMSTLFESGCRCVDQGLTTFEELVRILGMPNDH